Below is a genomic region from Zea mays cultivar B73 chromosome 9, Zm-B73-REFERENCE-NAM-5.0, whole genome shotgun sequence.
GCCGCTTTAAATCGGAGTCTCACTTGGTGACCCAAATCTGGAAGTCGGAGTAATGGGGAGGGAGCTAGGCAGCCGCATATTGAATCCGATCGTCGCTCCGGCTCCGGCCACCTGCCCGGTGCGCATACGCAAGCTCTCTCAGCCTCTCGCCGCTCGCCCTGCCGGCTCTCAGGCCCCGCACGGACGACACGTGTCTGCTGCTAGAGCCTAGAGCTGCGTTTGTGTGTTGTCACGTGTCTGCTGGAAAGGCTCTGGCTTGCCATGGAAGGTTCTGATAAACAGTCAGGATTACGGAGGAACAGGGGAACACCCCCTGACactattttttttataaaaagaagaaaaaaatcaacATCTTTATCCATAGTTGCTAACTTTTATTTACTACCAAGAGCGGGTGTTTAAACTAACGTGACGAAACCCACAATCAGAACTAATCTAACTAATGTGCACGTACGTATGTACATATGGTGACGCTCTATTCAACGACCGCTTTTCTGACTGGAGGAGGGCAAGGGTACGATGAATTTGTTACTGCGCGGCGCGCCGCTGGCGTACTCTCTTGCTGCTACacactcatttactctccattgtgCAACACTTCTGATATTCACATTTACTGCGTCCGTCAGGCCGGGACAGAATTAGATACAGCTAGTAGCTTTTAAAGCGGACCGCGGGCCAGTACGCTTGGTCAGTACGTAGCGTAATAGTAGTATCTCGTGGTTTTATTCCATTTCTACCTACGTAGGGACGGCCGGCCGGCCTGTTTGGATTTTCAGTCCGGCAGCGAGATTGTATGATCCAGATATATACTGGTATATATGCACGCCCTTTGTAGTTGTAGTACAAGCTAGCAGCTGGCAGACGAACGACGACGATCGAAGGCGATTAATCTTAACGGGACGTGCTTGATCCTTGGATTGGATCTTTCACATGCATGAATGACGATCCTATCCGCTAGCTTCCCGCGGTCACGCGAATTGAATGCGGTCGCATCCACCACTGCATGCACACACAGCCCCAACGGAAAGTCGAATCGCCGTTCCATATATAATTAATGGTGGTTTTCCGTCCAGGTCTGTGCTAGGCTTAGCTACCCACCCGCTTTCGGCCGGAGCCGGAGAGATGGACGGATCGAGGAACCTGGCGGAATCCGGCCGCGGCCGGCAACGAACCACGAACGGGGGAAGGGAAACTGCTTTATTATTAACCCAGGCCCGCGACGCCGGCGGACCTAGCCTTGATGGCGCGGCGAGCCAAAGAAAAACGACGGTTAACCGCAAAAGCCCATAATGCATGTGAGGGCGGAGAGCGATGCGGGGCGGGTGGGAGGAGAGATGCATATGTGAGGAGGACGGGACGGAGCAGAGCTAGCAGCAGTAATGGCAACGCGTGCCCCGCCCGCGCGGGGAGAGCCGGGAGCGGAGCGGAGCACCGATCGAGCCCGCCTCGGCAGGCAGGCGGCCAGCTAGCGGTTAAAGCAGGGGATGGCCCCGGATCCGGATGACACGCAAACGCAATCGAAGATGGAATGCGATGCAGGCGGAGCGGAGTAGCGGACCCTGACCCGACCTGACCAGCAGTAATGTGTAAGTAGCTGCGTGAACATCTCGTGGGCCCCGTAGCAGTGTCCCCCCTTTTAAAGATCCTGGCTACCACTTCTGTGCTCATAAATTTCCGTCCCCCCGTCGACGTCCACCCTCTCTCTCAGGCCAGTTCTCCCCCCCTATATAAACCCCGACCCCTCGCTGCGCCCGAATCCAAACCCATCTCGCCCCCACTCCTATCCGCAGAGTACTACATCACCAGAGGGAGGTTGCGAGTTGCGACCGGGGGCCGGCCGACCGAGCCAAAGTACGCTACCACTCTTGCTGCACCGACCGCGAGGGTGCAACAACGACttacatatatatataaatatccgcgccgcagctagctagctagcagaGCAGCCCGGCCGAAGCCGTGTAGCCTAGCCTCCTCACATATAGCAGCAGCAGGACGAGATCGTCGATCGATCGATGGTGTCTCTGCAGCCCTCATCAGCGGCGCCGCTCCTGCCGGAGGCCGCCACCGCGAACAAGCTCCCGCCGTGGCTCTCACTCGTCGGCAGCGTCGTCGCCTCCTCCACGGGTACGGCGGCCACCAGCAAGAAGCGGAAGCGGGACGGCAGCGGctgcggcggcgacgacgacgaccgtGGCGAGGTCGTGGACGGGATCGAGCTCAATTTCGACGCCGCGCCGCTGCCTCCCGAGTGGCAACGCTGCCTCGACATCAAGGTACACACGACTACACGAGCGAGCAGCCGTGCCTTCATTCGGTACTGTGGCCAGCCCTGTGTGTTTCTGTTGTGACTCTCGATCCGATCGTGTGTGCATGCAGTCGGGGCAGATCTACTACTACAACACGAGGACGCAGAAGCGGACGTGCAAGGACCCCAGGGGCCACGGGCTGCAGTCGGACTACCGCGCCGAAGAAggccaggaggaggaggaggactccGCGAATTGTGCGCCGCCGGGGCTGGACCTGGAGCTGAACCTCACGTTCGAGCCGCGCCGAGTGCTCGCCGCCCACAGGAAGACGATGAAGAGGGCCAACAAGCAGCccgcggaggaggaggaggccgaGGACGacgacagcagcagcagcagtagagaGATGGTggctggcgtgtgcgtgcggtgcCACATGCTGGTGATGATGTGCCGCGCCAGCCCGGCGTGCCCCAACTGCAAATTCCTGCACCCACCCagccgcgccgcgccgccgccgccgccgctcaagCTCGGCCTCCAGCTGCTCTGCTGCAGGGACTAGAGACCAAAGCGTCCCAACGAGACCCATGGATGGGCTCCCCCAGCAGGCATATGCGTGCACCAGTACAACGCGCGCACGTGTGTCGCACGCATGTGCAAGGAAGACACAGCGTAATATTCAATCAGAGGCAGGGTGGTGGTATGGTAGCTAGGGGAGTTGATCAGTAGTGAGTGGCGGCGCCGATGTCCGTGGCCGACCGATCGGCTGTgcgcgtacgtacgtacgtacgtttcGCCAAGGGGTATATATATCGTGTCATAATGTTATTACTCATGTGGCGatagatggatggatggatggatggtggTGTAGATATCATAAAGTGCATGCATAGCATAAATGTAGCTCGGAACTTTCGGTGTCTGTCACTTGTCCGTGTGCATGTACACGTACTGTGTAAACATGTAGTATTCCAACTCCTCGCGACCGGTCTCTGCTCGATGCGGGAAGTTGGTTGGCCGTTGGTCAGCACGAATAATTTATtggcgccgccgcgcgcgcccCCCTGTACGCGACGGTGCTGCTCGCTTCCTCGATCGGGCCTCGCCGCCTCGCGAGGAAAACACACCGCTCTGTGGCCGACCGCTGCAGCTGCTGCgttgtccagagatttggatcggatttgtaatatatatatatatatatatatataagtgacaatggctctaaattttacactatattgGTATAAATTAAATCGTCCGACGCTGTCGTGCACACCAAGCTAGCTAGGGTGTGCAGTACTACGTACGTACCCGACGCATGCCAGGGTCGATCGAGTTTGAATGCATATTCATTTAGCGCGAGCTGATTCGGCAGCGGAGTCGAAATCGAGTTGGTGCAAGGGTCGAGTTTGAATGCGCCTCATTTATGCTCGCTGGATGGCGGGTGCAACGAACTGTCCTCTCGCGTATTCAATCGCGCACATATAGTGTAGTGCTGTGTGTGTCATCCTTCTCGTGTCGTGACAGTGAGACAATTCATTGCATGTAGGAGGGGAGGGAGGGGTATGTGTGTATCCAGCTGGGGTGTCGTCGCGAGCTGTTGGATGCAGTGGACGACATTTAAACTCTTGAGGTTTCTGTTCCAGGAAAAAGAAAGACACGAGCGTAACGTTGTTCACCTGTTCCGTTCCCggtcatttcttcttcttcttcaacttCTTTGACGCGGAGAACCTCCTCAACTGACAACCGCCAATTCAAAATTTTCTTGTCCTGGTCTCCCTGACACGTGATCCCGTGCACAGTTTTGCGACTGGCACGATCTATATATGGATTTTTCAGAGTTTAATGAAAAACAAAAGGACTTGTGTACCTCCAAGCATCTGTTTCTCGTGCTTCACATGGCCGGCGTCAAACCTCAGCACGGCATCGCAACGCGAGGCCCATCTATATTGTGGCTATACCCATCTGCAATATTGCCGCCTCCTAGTAGCCTGATTCCATTAGGGACCGGGAGCAATACTACCTATATTATCAATCTCTACGATGGTCCTACATACACTATACTATATTTACTACCTATATTATCAATCTGCGTTTTAGTGAGTACAAATCGTATGATTTTAGTAGACAGACTTCTGACTAACAGAGAGGTAGGTCTTTTAAAGCAAGCCTCACTAAAACGCAGTAAAAGCTCTATATATGATCTACTATATTTACTCTAAACCTTGTGTTCATATATAAAGTTTGAGCAATAAAGGCCGGGCAACCATTAAAAACTGTGTGGTGGTAAAAAAAATGATCTAGTGCTCAATATTAAAATAGGAaggagaaaaaaataaaaaaaagaagagctaaagtcAAAAGTATAAGCAAATATATGTTTGTTTTACCAGTCAAAACACAATGCAATACACAGAATAGATGGTTATATTGTTAAAAGGTAAGTCTAATTAGACACCACATGTGTCATCTAACACTACTAGACTTTCGAATCATATGCATTGTATATATGCCTAAGTGAAACACATGGGAGCAAGCGACAAAAAATATTGAAAATACTTTGAACCATATGCTAACTAGGTTATAACATATTTGGCAAAACATTTGATAGTTAGCGCGCTTGAGAAGATGTAAGAAAATGGTTCTAGTGCAAATTTTTAGAGTGCACTGAACATGTTTGATGAGGTGTCTGACATGGCACCGAATATTTGGTCTCTTTTTTAGTTCACAGTTTTCAACCGAACGCCTAGTGGAACAATGGATGGCCCACCGACAAGGAACTCAAAAGAGTATGTCGAACATGCACATAAGCTCTGCAAGACACTAGACGTGTCCAGTGTGGCATCAGAGACCACACCAAACAAAAGCACTCAAAGAGCATGTAAACTTCTACATTCCGACTTTATATTCACATGACGTATCAGATGAACACCTTAAAATAAGTCGATGTGCACATAAGCGCTGCATGTTTCTCTCTCCGATATCAAGCGGTTCCCTGCCCATCCAGTTCTATGAACGGCCGAACGTGAAATGCGGCGCAATGCTTGTCCAGTGCTACTACTAGGGTAGGCCCGAAGGCTAATTGGAGGCTTCACCCCTGCAGGCGGTTACataaaggaaggagaagaagagcccAGCTCCCTCTCTACTCCACGGAAGCTCCTCCACACCATACCAAACTAGCGGATTTCAGCTCATCTCCATCCAGAAGAGGTGAGATCGATCGATCCCTTCCCTCACCTACCACCCCTTCCTCCTACCTTATTCCCACTACTCTCTCTTTCCACCTCGCCGACGGCAATCGATCGAAACCTAGCCCCGAGCTATAGTACTGGTTTCCGAGCTATACTACCACTACAGGAATCCAGTTAATTCCCACCGGctaaaaaccgacgggaataacctataaaccgacgggaataactaattcccgtcggtaaATGGCTAACTCCCGTCAGCCCTAAGCCGATGGCCATCAGGTGTCGGGGATAACCTTATTCCCGTCGACAgttgacgggaataagtaatccccgtcggccaagtACAAGTCGGCGGGGATAagcgttaactcccgtcggccagctgAACCGACGGGGATTAACGATGGCCCAGTAACTCTCGTCGGCCAGGTGCACCGACGAGGATAagcgttaactcccgtcggccagatgAACCGACGAGGATTAACGATGGCccagtaactcccgtcggcctggtcaaaccgacgggaattaactgggccgaagaGGATTAATTGTTAATCCTCGTcagtttgaccatagccgacgggaattaacctaTAATGCTGCAAAACCAGCACCAAATTAGGCCACTATTTCTCCACAATTTCACACAAAATATATATATCATCACACAGAACAGACACATACATTGATAAtcaattcacacatcacaaacttaAGATCACCAACATAGTTTACACAAATATTTCAAATAGGAACAACGAGATAAGTTCAAGTGTTTAGTTTGCGAAAAAACATAGCATCCACGAGTTAAGAAACATAACGTCCACGAGTTAAGAAACATAGCGTGCacgagttcaagtgtttagagataaccaccacttgggtggttagagctttgaccgctgccgccaccaggaggagggaacgcgaagagggagtcaacaaatccagtccctactgtgggatcagacccactaccatcCACTTTGGGCGTAACCTAtgtaagttagcaaatatcaacatttttaatacaaatatcaaaaagtatacaagtgtataaattcatcgagagttatcaaacataccctatctccaggtgcaggtatatgtgtcggaggggtgttgaaatgtggtggcggagctggtgtggatgcaaactggctccattgtggtggcggtggaatatttgttgtcatgccctgttgctgcattaactgttaaatatatgtgttactattgaagatgttgtattgaaatataataatttagagttcagattatgtatactcacttgatacatcgcttggttatgtgcattgcaagcctccataaattcgcgttgttgtctcgtctcttcacgcatcctcataatctccaactcctgctcgttcggtcgacgagagcatgagttACGGAAAGACGAACccatcctctgagatctcaccgatgatgagtcaatgaatccgtcgaagagtgcgtatctataagtgattcaaaaattgtgattACTGCATAACCAATTTAGTGTCaatcatataatttcataagttagagcttaccgtccatacgcttttccaccaccacttgcgtacaccaccgagggatccaccggttcatgttgctagtcgaagtcagggccatggcgacgaaccatctcctccccatatgccgcctatacatcattcacaaccttacaaatgcaggaatttttatactttgaacgtttgtacttttgggccaaaactcaccagCCGATCCGTGTCTATCTAGctacagagctggtcagggttgttagggtctggtcctttgtggccctcctggtagacctcaatgtcactaggcttttggccacgcgtagcttcctgtatagaCAAAAACATTCATAAGAAATCGTATTATTTAgtgatcgacatagctagatgCAACTTACCATTTTTTTTAGCTTTTCGgagcatgtcgtcaccgccaaacttgtggttaggattggttcctcgacattgcctgtgatgcgctgacgctttctggaagccttcggaagcccaatatcgacaccaagcatagtacgcatcaggcacgggcgccatccatggaaccatcacctgcacacacaatgctacatattatatcaatcacaacaatcaataaaaaaaggtaaaacaaattgaatactaacctcatgatattgatcctcagtcaaatatatctttgaggacccttcctttttattcaagggcctGCTTCTTTcggatgattttgaaaatacaggtttgtagcctgaattctcgcatagtatatggcatccttcaccagcttctttgcattgttttggaacacacgttcagcgtgccccatgtaatcctcttcgtcaggcaaccgatatcgaagctacaacatgaatacgacgcaacgGTCATATTGAatggcgtgaaaccatcagttgccaagccgatacgaacgtttcttgcatcgctggcaaaatctgtatcaaagttgtcaagagccttccatgcatcaccatctggcgggtgcaccattaacccatcttgtctgttcgtacaatctttatgccaccccaTGTGCATagtggtcttcctcgagagaaacaaacgtttcactctaggagtgagaggcatgtaccgaagttgtttatgtgcaacctttgtcaccaccttctccacaccttcatttacaagctccacgtacctcaacttcccacattttaagcatttctgctctctgccatgttccttccaaaaaagcatacaattgtcctgacaaacatcaatcttctcatactccataccaagaccttcaagcaatttcttggactggtacatgtctttgggtatcttgtgacccgtaggaagaacctcggtaatcaaatccacaagctccttgtaacaattaattgagaatgcaaatttGAACTTAATTGACATCAatcgggtcacgaattcgaggacggtcacgtcagtgtgcccgtgaagaggctcttctgacgctttgaggaggtcgaagaacttctgaacctctggtgtaggtgaatcatgatgatatgtggccagttcaggctgcagatcctcaagcatatgGTCCATCCTATTaacatcttcaccgtcatcaacttctacttctgttgctcgttcaacatcttcaccgtggagataccagaccttatagcctagcacgaaaccatgtgagcacaggtgtagtgtgacctgcctcttggtgtgactCGTCATatctctacatttattgcatggatatctaatattatctatttgtgacaaagcagctgcatggtccagaaacatctgtgtcttggcaaaccattcacttgtgtgacacccacccttattgaaaccttcatacatccaatcacgtctatcacccattattgcggttgTGTGTACGAATAAGGAGTGTGTGAgagacattcatgtttctacatgtcacacatacatctataggtaagtagtaaaactatatatatataacatcACCTTCATCACATTAACATGATATTCATCAATTAACAATATTTGCAAACATCCAATCCATCAAATTAAATTATAATGGTAGAACATCAAATTCATTACCTATAACATTAAATCTATCAAATTGATTAATACTTGCATAATATCAAATTcattaaataataatattaaatACATCATATCATATTTACAAAATCAAGTTAGAAATAACAAATATTATACATCAAATAATATTAGGTCAAATCATACTAacaaataacaatattaaacaaattgtaattgaaagggaattaggcttacacctagtttctatataattttggtggttgaattgcccaacacaaataattggactaactagtttgctctagtgtataagttatacaggtgccaaaggttcacacttagccaataaaaagatcaagtgttgggttcaacaaaagagcaaaagggcaatcgaaggctcctctggtctggtgcaccggactgtccggtgtgccaccggacagtgtccggtgcaccaccggacaccagaggactccaactcaaactcatcgccttcgggaattctcagagccggcgcgctaaaattcaccggactgtccggtgtacaccggacagtgtccggtgctccaagaggacgcgactctggaacttggcagcctcgggaattcgcaacggctgctccgctataattcaccggacatgtccggtgtacaccggactgtccggtgtaactgcggggcaacggctactttggcgccaatggctacctgcagcgcattgaatgcgtgcCAGCGTGCACAgaaggcaggcacgcccatgctggcgcaccggacactctacagtgcatgtccggtgcgccaccggacatccaggcgggtccagaagacagtgctccaacggtcggaatccaacggctttggtgacgtggctggggcaccggactgtccggtgtgcaccggactgtccggtgcaccattcgacagacagccacatcaaacggctagtttttggatggtggctataaataccaccccaaccggccacttcaaggtgtgggagtccatgcaacattccaagtcatctagttgacatactcaagccctcccaaccacctatattcattgatccatcctatacacaagatttagtccactacaactaacacaagtgccacaaaagagagagcaagcaattgagagctactcaatttagtttagccctagcgccttgtgagattcattgagagatagtgggtgctacatctttgtgttcattcgcgcgtggagtttttgactcccattcgaacttcctccaaagtgttggaggcttgtaaaagctagcaagagacaccaaagagtgtggtggtccttgtgggatcgagagtgatccttgagaagaagaagagctcgtcgatccttgtgtgatcaggagagagggaaagggttgaaaaagacccgtccttaagtggactcctcaacggggactaggccttcaagggccgaacctcggtaaaacaaatcacccatgttcattgtgcttttgcttgtgatttgtttgctttcccttactctaagttctcttgcactattctttgctcatatcatttggtgttgcttcaagttaaactctcatttaagtgaagcaacactccgcaagaaagaacttgagttagtgctcttttcatctaagcgttcttgctttattatcatagacttattagttgtattgatctaTCACTtctgcattatttgaaagctatactctttactagcaagaacttagtttttatactccgataattgttcatcttgttctaaccactaatcaaaggatctagttgggggataaagttttaattttcaggtttcgcctatccacccccccctctaggcgactttcaattggtatcagagctaggcacttcatcttgagtctaacaactcgaagtgatggctcgtaaaagatcccaaaagaacaagaagacatctTCCAAGGAAAAcacggaggtaactcttgaaatattactttccgattgttctaattatgattcatggtctactagggtaataaatgcttttagaacggtagatcctcaattagaacaaatgttagacaagagtattattcctcctaactatgctagggaaaatgcctccgaaga
It encodes:
- the LOC100193008 gene encoding uncharacterized protein LOC100193008, whose protein sequence is MVSLQPSSAAPLLPEAATANKLPPWLSLVGSVVASSTGTAATSKKRKRDGSGCGGDDDDRGEVVDGIELNFDAAPLPPEWQRCLDIKSGQIYYYNTRTQKRTCKDPRGHGLQSDYRAEEGQEEEEDSANCAPPGLDLELNLTFEPRRVLAAHRKTMKRANKQPAEEEEAEDDDSSSSSREMVAGVCVRCHMLVMMCRASPACPNCKFLHPPSRAAPPPPPLKLGLQLLCCRD